A genomic window from Anas platyrhynchos isolate ZD024472 breed Pekin duck chromosome 13, IASCAAS_PekinDuck_T2T, whole genome shotgun sequence includes:
- the LOC113845085 gene encoding acylamino-acid-releasing enzyme-like, with protein sequence MEPVVLPSLEEVAGLYRELSQHPGLSTACLGPDVTTQYGGKYCSLYTEWSQRDLARAETIKSCRQYLVFHDATSIVYAGPAGTCCEIKDELLSSESPSGALKAVLRKAAGKEKEKEKQFLEVWDQNRKVKSIDLTALDKHGSIYDDDQFGCLAWSHSETHLLYVAEKKRPKAESFFQSKAPELDRSTDEDLERPEKPDAPLKGEQFVYREDWGETLSTCSVPVLCVLDIEGSSVSVLEGIPEHVSPGQAFWSPEDTGVVFVGWWHEPFRLGLRHCTNRRSALFYVDLTGGDCELLSDDTRAVWSPRLSPDRCRIAYLENSALGPHQQCSRLLMYDWYTEQTRTVLEAVPRQAWGTFPGIYCSALPALCWAADSRRLVLDTAQRSQQDVFVVDTQTGATTSLTAGAPQGSWSVLTIDRDLLVAKFSTPSCPPTLRVAVLPSAGQEAQVQWVCLQDAPPVPSISWSIRTLQPPPEQENPQYGGLDFDAILLRPSEGPTAQKPPLVVMPHGGPHTVFSAGWMLYPAVLCRVGFAVLLVNYRGSLGFGQDSVNSLPGNVGTQDVRDVQLCVERVLQEELLDSSRVAVVGGSHGGFLACHLIGQFPDTYHACVVRNPVVNIASMATTTDIPDWCLTETGLPYVPAALPDPAQWAEMLQKSPIRYVDRVRTPVLLMLGEDDLRVPPKQGLEYYRALKTRGVPTRLLWYPGNNHALAGVEAEADGFMNIVQWLLEHLRC encoded by the exons ATGGAGCCggtg gtgctgcccagcctggaggaggtggcggGGCTGTACCGGGAGCTGAGCCAGCACCCGGGGCTCAGCACCGCCTGCCTGGGCCCGGACGTCACCACCCAGTACGGGGGCAAGTACTGCAGCCTCTACACCG AGTGGTCGCAGCGGGACCTGGCGCGGGCGGAGACCATCAAGTCGTGCCGGCAGTACCTCGTCTTCCATGATGCCACCTCCATCGTCTACGCGGGGCCCGCCGGCACCTGCTGCGAGATCAAGGACGA GCTGCTGAGCAGCGAGTCCCCCAGCGGGGCGCTGAAGGCCGTCCTGCGCAAGGCTGCCggcaaggagaaggagaaggagaagcagTTCCTGGAG GTGTGGGATCAGAACCGCAAGGTGAAGAGCATCGACCTGACGGCGCTGGACAAGCACGGCAGCATCTATGATGACG ACCAGTTCGGCTGCCTGGCCTGGTCGCACTCGGAGACCCACCTGCTCTACGTGGCGGAGAAGAAGCGCCCCAAGGCCGAGTCCTTCTTCCAGAGCAAAGCGCCGGAGCTGGACCGCTCCACGGATGAGGACCTGGAGCGCCCCGAGAAGCCGGACGCGCCCCTCAAG GGCGAGCAGTTTGTGTACCGCGAGGACTGGGGGGAGACGCTGAGCACCTGCAGCGTCCCCGTGCTCTGCGTGCTGGACATCGAGGGCAGCAGCGTCTCGGTGCTGGAGGGCATCCCTGAGCACGTCTCCCCCGGACAG GCCTTCTGGTCCCCAGAAGACACCGGCGTGGTGTTCGTGGGCTGGTGGCATGAGCCCTTCCGCCTGGGGCTGCGGCACTGCACCAACCGCCG CTCAGCACTCTTCTACGTGGATCTGACGGGTGGGGATTGTG AGCTGCTCTCGGATGACACCAGGGCCGTGTGGTCCCCGCGGCTCAGCCCCGACCGCTGCCGCATCGCCTACCTGGAGAACAGCGCCCTGGGGCCCCACCAGCAGTGCAGCCGCCTCCTCATG TACGACTGGTACACCGAGCAGACCCGCACCGTGCTGGAGGCCGTCCCGCGGCAGGCGTGGG GCACCTTCCCCGGCATCTACTGCAGCGCCCTGCCGGCGCTGTGCTGGGCGGCCGACAGCCGGAGGCTTGTGCTGGACACGGCCCAGCGCAGCCAGCAG GACGTGTTTGTGGTGGACACACAGACGGGTGCCACGACCTCTCTGACAGCCG GTGCGCCCCAGGGGAGCTGGTCTGTCCTCACCATCGACCGGGACCTCCTAGTGGCCAAGTTCTCcacccccagctgcccccccaCGCTG AGAGTCGCTGTCCTGCCCAGCGCGGGCCAGGAGGCGCAGGTGCAGTGGGTGTGCCTGCAGGACGCACCCCCCGTGCCCAGCATCAGCTGGAGCATccgcaccctgcagccccccccggaGCAGGAGAACCCCCAGTACG GGGGCCTGGACTTCGATGCCATCCTGCTGCGCCCGAGCGAGGGTCCCACTGCCCAGAAGCCCCCCCTGGTCGTGATGCCCCATG GGGGACCCCACACCGTCTTCTCTGCCGGGTGGATGCTGTACCCAGCCGTGCTGTGCCGCGTGGGCTTCGCCGTGCTGCTGG TGAATTACCGCGGCTCGCTGGGCTTCGGCCAGGACAGCGTCAACTCCCTGCCGGGCAACGTGGGCACGCAGGACGTGCGGGACGTGCAG CTCTGCGTGGAgcgggtgctgcaggaggagctgctggacTCCAGCCGGGTGGCCGTGGTGGGCGGCTCGCACGGGGGCTTCCTGGCGTGCCACCTCATCGGGCAGTTCCCCGACACCTACCACGCCTGCGTGGTCCGCAACCCCGTGGTGAACATCGCCTCCATGGCCACCACCACCGACATCCCTGACTG GTGCCTGACGGAGACGGGGCTGCCCTACGTGCCGGCTGCCCTGCCGGACCCAGCGCAGTGGGCGGAGATGCTGCAGAAGTCACCCATACGCTACGTTGACCGG GTCCGCACGCCCGTGCTGCTGATGCTGGGGGAGGACGACCTCCGTGTGCCCCCCAAGCAGGGGCTGGAGTATTACCGTGCCCTGAAGACCCGCGGTGTCCCCACGCG gctgctctgGTACCCAGGGAACAACCACGCACTGGCCGGCGTCGAGGCCGAAGCCGACGGCTTCATGAACATCGTGCAGTGGCTGCTGGAGCACTTGCGGTGCTGA